One stretch of Toxoplasma gondii ME49 chromosome XI, whole genome shotgun sequence DNA includes these proteins:
- a CDS encoding rhoptry protein, putative (encoded by transcript TGME49_315210~Predicted trans-membrane domain (TMHMM2.0):83-106:161-184:474-497:501-524:530-548:551-574:585-608) — MKPPRETSRGGMEGKVGFGASIRDRWFFQNFSDGLSNGEKSWWRRSVVHFLQMADPTWSCRETRRALEPGMLEKMKSTYWLTRIVFIRALSFVYFVAFLVAFNQAQGLIGSDGILPAQTHADSIREVLAEEDTWTKIKAFPSLFLFLPANDFWIHCLPFLGILVSLVTGVLGGSNGFVMLFLWILYQSVNSIGQEWYAFGWESELLEIGFLSIWLCPFWSFSRLPASWPTPKICVWGNRWLLFRLMLGAGLIKLRNDNLWTDLTALDYHYETMPIPNPFSWYMHNQSHTAHAFQVIVNHVVECVFPFLLLIPFRQCRLVGGVTQILFQGAIIFSGNFSFLNHLSILPALMTLDDNFVSCLFPSKTLERLQPLLQGCLGAWSLPKHQAWPVDSCSEHTNEHQGVGSVKDPEAAALLNDGGSQLEWSVDTDDDSNQASARTCCCWYSPRILQFFRSIPRTIFPSRARNRMKRDMEESWKSMLLELVVSIGVLVLMAVATSSESPSLLSVLAIIFLCLALATSSHFYTKTATSNVFTELVLLVVSLWSAVSLYKYGPLPSCLWLTIVLFTILLAFSYKTISNAVLVYKIHVELLLLLLIISLSVPVVANLLSPNQLMNASMANPFDILNTYGAFGTVTTERWELIVQGTDDPTPDENSTWINYEFKCKPGDVNRRPCLISPYHYRLDWLMWFVPMDIPEIVGVRHPWFPRFLGKLLQNSPSVTGLLADNPFKNKDPPTAVRVLKTLYRFTKRPFWGSGPWWEIVPNTTSVFVAPGDVPDADQHLEQMIVLKRVQEQKAQEELLRKELKEEQRKARERAEAEKMVAEEERKKLLEQRTQEELETKRRIQEEKELREKQAEEMRKQEEEQRKKQEAEEKARAAAEEARKRKEVEIARAQEEQEAERQREAAEEEKRKKEAQRTAEEEAAKLRKEEARKRDEEAAKLAEQRESLRRKEQKEKQAMLAKKRAEAAEKEQERNSQLSDQSRASADGGVPLRAAALFNRKKAAIFRLNQ, encoded by the exons ATGAAACCAccgcgagagacaagcaggGGTGGAATGGAGGGAAAGGTGGGGTTTGGGGCCTCAATTCGTGACCGTTGGTTTTTTCAGAACTTTTCTGATGGTCTATCCAACGGGGAAAAGTCCTGGTGGCGTCGAAGCGTCGTCCATTTTCTTCAGATGGCAGACCCTACGTGGTCCTGCAGAGAAACTCGGCGCGCTTTGGAGCCAGGAATGCTGGAGAAAATGAAGTCTACGTATTGGCTCACCAGAATC GTTTTTATCAGAGCGCTGTCCTTCGTGTacttcgtcgcctttctaGTCGCGTTCAATCAG gCGCAAGGGCTTATTGGCTCCGATGGCATTCTGCCAGCACAGACCCACGCCGACTCCATCAGGGAAGTCTTGGCGGAGGAAGACACCTGGACAAAAATCAAGGCCTtcccgtctctgtttctcttcctcccggCCAATGACTTTTGGATACACTGTCTCCCATTTCTAG GTATCCTCGTCTCTTTGGTGACAGGCGTACTCGGCGGGAGCAACGGGTTCGTGATGCTGTTTCTCTGGATACTTTACCAGAGCGTGAACAGCATCGGCCAAGAGTGGTATGCCTTCGGCTGGGAAAGCGAGCTCCTTGAGAtcggcttcctctccattTGGCTATGCCCATTCTGGAgtttctcccgccttcctGCCTCATGGCCCACGCCGAAAATCTGCGTGTGGGGAAACCGCTGGCTGCTTTTTCGGCTCATGCTGGGCGCGGGGCTGATTAAACTCCGCAACGACAACCTATGGACGGACCTAACGGCTCTTGACTACCACTACGAAACGATGCCGATCCCTAATCCCTTTTCGTGGTACATGCACAATCAGTCCCATACTGCTCACGCTTTTCAAGTGATTGTGAACCACGTCGTTGAGTGCGTtttccccttcctcctcctcatTCCTTTTCGCCAGTGCCGCCTTGTCGGTGGCGTCACACAAATCCTTTTTCAGGGAGCGATTATTTTCTCAGGAAATTTCTCGTTCCTGAACCACCTCTCGATACTGCCGGCTCTCATGACCTTAGATGACAACttcgtctcttgtctcttcccttccaAAACACTGGAGAGGCTTCAGCCTCTCCTTCAGGGATGCTTAGGAGCTTGGTCGCTGCCTAAGCACCAGGCCTGGCCTGTCGATTCATGTTCAGAACACACGAATGAACACCAAGGAGTGGGTTCTGTCAAGGACCCAGAGGCTGCTGCGCTCCTCAACGATGGAG GGAGTCAGCTGGAGTGGTCTGTGGACACTGATGATGATTCAAACCAAGCCTCCGCGCGCACCTGCTGCTGCTGGTATTCTCCGAGGATACTGCAATTCTTCCGCTCGATTCCACGGACCATTTTCCCTTCCCGTGCAAGAAATCGAATGAAGCGAGATATGGAGGAATCTTGGAAGAGCATGTTGCTCGAACTAGTTGTGTCCATCGGAGTACTTGTGTTGATGGCCGTCGCGACGAGCTCTGAatctccgtctctgttgAGTGTCCTTGCCATAATTTTCTTGTGTCTTGCTCTTGCGACGTCGTCTCATTTCTATACGAAAACTGCCACATCCAATGTATTTACCGAGTTAGTTCTTCTGGTCGTTTCTCTGTGGAGTGCTGTTTCGCTATACAAGTACGGCCCCTTGCCGTCGTGCCTCTGGCTCACGATCGTTCTTTTCACCATTCTTCTTGCATTTTCTTACAAGACTATTTCCAATGCGGTTTTAGTCTATAAAATTCACGTCGAATTACTCCTACTTCTCCTCATCATCAGCTTGTCTGTGCCAGTGGTAGCAAACCTCCTCTCTCCCAACCAG ctcATGAACGCCAGCATGGCAAATCCCTTCGACATCTTGAATACATATGGGGCGTTCGGCACTGTCACAACG gAGCGGTGGGAGCTCATTGTACAAGGAACCGACGATCCAACACCC GACGAGAACAGCACCTGGATAAACTACGAATTCAAATGCAAGCCTGGTGATGTCAACCGCCGCCCGTGCCTCATCTCGCCTTACCACTATCGCCTAGATTGGCTGATG TGGTTTGTGCCCATGGACATTCCTGAGATAGTTGGCGTCCGGCATCCATGGTTCCCACGTTTTCTCGGCAAGCTGCTTCAA AATTCGCCAAGTGTTACTGGGCTTTTAGCGGACAACCCATTCAAAAATAAAGATCCTCCTACAGCTGTCCGAGTGCTTAAGACGCTGTACCGGTTCACCAAGAGGCCCTTTTGGGGTTCTG GCCCGTGGTGGGAAATTGTGCCGAACACGACAAGTGTGTTCGTTGCTCCGGGCGATGTCCCTGACGCCGATCAGCATTTGGAACAAATGATTGTGTTAAAAAGGGTACAAGAGCAGAAGGCCCAAGAAGAGCTACTTAGGAAGGAGCTcaaagaggagcagaggaaggctCGGGAGAGagccgaggcagagaagatggtggcagaagaagaacgaaagaaatTACTGGAGCAGCGAACTCAGGAAGAgttggagacgaagaggcgtatccaagaagagaaggagctgcgtgagaagcaggcagaagaaatgaggaaacaagaggaagaacagcggaaaaaacaggaggcggaagagaaggcgagggcagcagctgaagaggcgcggaagaggaaggaggtaGAAATTGCCCGTGCCcaagaagaacaggaagcggAGCGACAACGCgaggctgcagaagaagagaagagaaaaaaagaggctCAGAGGAcggctgaggaagaagcagcgaagctGCGTAAAGAGGAGGCACGTAAACGTGACGAAGAAGCTGCTAAGCTTgcggaacagagagagtcCCTGCGACGTAAAGaacaaaaggagaaacaagcaATGCttgcaaagaagagagcagaagctgctgaaaaagaacaagagaggaatTCACAACTCTCTGACCAGAGCAGAGCTTCTGCAGATGGAGGCGTCCCTCTCCGAGCGGCCGCCCTGTTCAACCGCAAGAAAGCAGCAATTTTCAGACTGAATCAgtaa
- the ROP14 gene encoding rhoptry protein ROP14 (encoded by transcript TGME49_315220~Predicted trans-membrane domain (TMHMM2.0):87-110:169-192:204-227:296-319:325-348:352-375:483-506:510-533:537-560:563-586:598-618) encodes MYSSPQSEEASLVNSRGIRDESGPNGFSIGSATDTALKAGSPTGKSWKQLSLNLGRRVWDALDPTWSCAEKRRRLDPETLRKLKSTYWLSRIVFLRALGFVYFFAFLIAFNQSQGLIGSDGILPASDYVAMVKDSFADAEAWQRVKAFPSLFLLFPATDFWLHAIPFVGMILSLFMTIQGASNGFLLFLLWILYQTVNSVGQAWFSVGWEAQLLELGFLAIWMAPFWSFSRLPPSWPTPKICVWGNRWLVFRVMLGSGLIKLRTDRAWKDLTALDYHYETQPLPNPLSWYFQNQSHGVHAAQVVITHIVECVISFLVILPFRQCRLFAGIVQIAFQVGILLSGNLAFLNYLTIVSAIMCLDDHFLTCLFPSAILSRLPELVRGCAGYWSLPQIQAWPFPQLFPGEEHGKGKGRQANDRPEAEASLLDKDAGRDETLPFNAATDDSLDSPRSCCCWYRPYFPRIVRSLKIPSRVRKQVKEEIKENWGKMLAEVVASVAMLTCMAFVTNPATSAVWMVIAVFFLAIILSASSTFFTNTLVSNAFTELVLLIVTLWSCIAIYQHGPAVWSVWLTTCLFTVLIAFAYTTLTNAALIFKIHVEVLIFLLIAALSVPVVANLISPDQVMDSDLGNPFSVVNTHGAFGYIGKERYELIIQGTNASSPTQTLYWQNYEFKCKPGDLYRRPCWAAPYHYRLDWLMWLASMGDKETVKDMHPWLSNFLSRLLQNSKSVTGLLAHNPFQNSDPPTALRVLRIQYRFTKGPVFGGGPWWEVVPETRELFVAPSQVPGAAAHLRKQLLILRRREEKQRLEQRRKEEAEIRRKEEEAFKRRRERAMKEEERRKREAEEAEKRRIAEQARQAEDEKRIREQAEAARKAEEEAVRKQIEEEKKRHEEEEKERQAEEERERREQQEEEEKRRAEDEKRRKEKEQATLLARQRSEEALKEAEKKARKDAEEEERKRKEDALQEEKRQKEEKEAEEKRRKQAEARREAARAAAEKESEKARQLQEQEAKRKALEEQERRKARERQRSASSQVAVYTAQPHDGGGVPLRHAPLLTRKKQAL; translated from the exons ATGTATTCCTCCCCTCAGTCAGAAGAGGCTAGCCTCGTGAACAGTAGGGGCATCCGAGATGAAAGTGGGCCTAATGGATTCTCTATTGGATCTGCAACAGACACGGCCCTGAAGGCAGGCTCCCCGACAGGAAAAAGCTGGAAGCAACTGAGCCTCAACCTTGGGCGGCGCGTGTGGGACGCACTGGATCCAACATGGTCTTGCGctgagaagagacgccgccTGGACCCGGAGACTTTGAGGAAACTAAAATCAACGTACTGGCTTTCACGGATT GTTTTTCTGCGCGCGTTGGGATTTGTTTatttcttcgcgtttcttaTCGCCTTCAACCAG TCTCAGGGACTCATTGGGTCCGATGGCATTCTCCCAGCATCGGATTACGTGGCAATGGTGAAGGACTCGTTTGCCGACGCAGAGGCGTGGCAACGAGTCAAAGCATttccttcactttttctcctATTCCCTGCAACGGATTTCTGGCTGCATGCCATCCCTTTTGTTG GTATGATCCTGTCGCTGTTCATGACCATACAAGGTGCCAGCAAcggtttccttctgttcctcctctgGATCTTGTACCAGACGGTGAACAGTGTGGGCCAGGCCTGGTTTAGCGTCGGGTGGGAGGCGCAGCTTCTCGAGTTGGGGTTTCTGGCCATCTGGATGGCCCCCTTCTGgagtttctcgcgtctccctccttcctGGCCGACTCCCAAAATCTGCGTGTGGGGTAATCGCTGGCTTGTCTTTCGCGTTATGTTGGGTTCTGGACTCATCAAGCTCCGCACAGACAGAGCTTGGAAAGATCTGACAGCGCTCGACTACCACTATGAGACGCAGCCGCTGCCGAACCCATTGTCCTGGTACTTCCAAAACCAGTCGCACGGCGTTCATGCGGCGCAAGTTGTGATCACACATATTGTCGAGTGCGTCATTTCTTTCCTGGTCATTCTTCCCTTTCGCCAGTGTCGGCTCTTCGCCGGCATAGTCCAAATCGCGTTCCAGGTCGGCATTCTCCTCTCAGGAAACCTAGCCTTCCTGAACTACTTGACAATCGTGTCGGCAATCATGTGCCTCGACGATCACTTTCTCACCTGCCTCTTCCCGTCGGCAATTCTCAGTCGCCTCCCGGAGCTTGTTCGCGGATGTGCGGGCTATTGGTCGCTCCCTCAGATCCAGGCATGGCCATTCCCACAACTGTTTCCTGGCGAGGAGCACGGAAAGGGCAAAGGACGTCAGGCGAACGACAGGCCCGAAGCTGAGGCGTCTTTGCTCGACAAAGATGCAG GCAGAGATGAGACTCTTCCTTTTAATGCCGCTACAGACGACAGTCTGGACAGCCCCcgaagctgctgctgctggtATCGACCGTACTTTCCCCGGATTGTGCGTTCCCTGAAAATTCCATCTCGCGTGCGGAAACAAGTGAAGGAGGAGATCAAAGAGAACTGGGGGAAAATGCTTGCTGAGGTGGTGGCATCTGTGGCAATGCTTACATGCATGGCGTTTGTGACCAACCCCGCGACTTCGGCTGTTTGGATGGTTATCGCCGTGTTTTTCCTCGCCATCATCCTCTCGGCCTCGTCCACGTTTTTCACAAACACTCTCGTGTCAAATGCGTTCACGGAACTCGTCCTTCTTATCGTCACCCTCTGGAGCTGCATCGCCATATACCAGCACGGCCCGGCTGTCTGGTCTGTTTGGCTCACCACCTGTCTATTTACGGTTCTGATTGCGTTCGCGTACACGACCCTGACGAACGCAGCACTCATATTCAAAATCCATGTCGAAGTCCTGATCTTCCTCCTCATCGCCGCTCTTTCCGTCCCCGTCGTCGCAAATCTGATTTCACCAGACCAG GTTATGGATTCAGATCTCGGAAATCCCTTTTCCGTGGTCAACACACATGGAGCCTTCGGATACATTGGCAAG GAACGGTACGAACTCATTATTCAAGGCACCAATGCGTCTTCACCG ACCCAGACCCTGTATTGGCAAAATTACGAGTTCAAGTGCAAACCTGGAGATCTCTATCGGAGACCCTGCTGGGCTGCGCCCTATCACTACCGCCTTGATTGGCTCATG TGGCTAGCTTCTATGGGTGACAAGGAGACAGTAAAAGATATGCATCCCTGGCTTTCCAATTTCCTCTCCAGACTGCTTCAG AACTCGAAAAGCGTGACAGGACTGTTGGCCCATAATCCCTTCCAGAACTCCGACCCGCCGACTGCGCTTCGAGTCCTTCGCATTCAGTATAGGTTTACCAAAGGCCCCGTATTTGGAGGAG GACCTTGGTGGGAGGTCGTGCCTGAGACCAGGGAGCTTTTCGTTGCCCCGTCTCAGGTGCCCGGAGCTGCTGCACACCTCAGGAAACAACTGTTGATTcttcgcagacgagaagaaaaacagagactcgagcagagacgaaaagaagaagcagagataagaagaaaggaggaagaggcctTCAAACGTCGTAGAGAGAGGGCcatgaaggaagaagaacgacgaaagcgcgaggcagaggaagccgagaaaaggaggatCGCTGAGCAAGCGCGCCAGgctgaagacgagaaacgcatCAGAGAGCAGGCGGAGGCAGCCAGAAaagctgaggaagaagcggtgAGGAAACAAatagaagaagaaaagaaacgccacgaagaagaggagaaggaacgtcaagcagaagaagaaagagaacgccgagaacaacaggaagaagaagaaaaacgccgagccgaagacgagaagagacgcaaggaaaaggaacagGCCACGTTGCTGGCGAGGCAGCGGTCTGAAGAGGCGCtaaaagaggcagagaagaaagctcgAAAGGatgcggaagaagaagagcggaagcGAAAGGAAGATGCTTtacaggaagaaaagaggcaaaaagaagagaaagaagctgaGGAAAAACGGCGAAAGCAGGCAGAGGCACGCAGGGAAGCAGCGCGCGCCGCGGCTGAAAAGGAGTctgagaaagcgagacagtTGCAAGAGCAAGAggcgaaaaggaaagcattggaggaacaagaaaggagaaaagctCGGGAACGGCAGCGCTCTGCTAGCAGTCAAGTCGCGGTATATACAGCTCAACCCCACGACGGCGGAGGAGTGCCACTACGGCATGCTCCGTTGTTGACTaggaagaagcaagcgcTGTAG